Proteins encoded within one genomic window of Lysinibacillus sphaericus:
- a CDS encoding YwhD family protein produces the protein MANEEKPKQKMGFTIIKNDPTDGHKGFGIGSLSLENVSPVIIDIEEGKASVEIGAMHARSDVERGIKFTTDRADSEGGKPYWLVWVTIDHKADGPYYAGVTACEMVVNREKRRGYKILADHVNKMDKSMKRQIIVDHMDEASKKVLASFLEELNPELWMRSEEQLRQDLFV, from the coding sequence ATGGCAAATGAAGAGAAACCAAAACAAAAAATGGGCTTTACCATTATAAAAAATGACCCGACAGACGGCCATAAAGGATTTGGTATTGGTTCGCTTTCACTTGAAAACGTGTCACCAGTCATTATTGATATAGAAGAAGGGAAAGCTTCAGTTGAAATTGGGGCGATGCATGCACGTAGCGATGTAGAACGGGGCATTAAATTTACGACCGATCGTGCTGATTCAGAAGGTGGGAAGCCTTACTGGTTGGTTTGGGTAACGATTGACCATAAAGCAGATGGACCGTACTATGCTGGTGTAACAGCTTGTGAAATGGTAGTAAATCGTGAAAAACGCCGTGGATATAAAATTTTGGCGGATCACGTTAATAAAATGGATAAGTCGATGAAACGACAAATTATTGTAGACCATATGGATGAAGCGTCTAAAAAAGTATTAGCTTCTTTCCTAGAGGAGCTGAATCCAGAGCTATGGATGCGCAGTGAGGAGCAATTACGTCAAGACTTATTTGTATAA
- a CDS encoding conserved phage C-terminal domain-containing protein: MLNKHITNTKKNKEFIDTVQEIIEYLNHKASKNFKATTATTKRLINERITEGYIIKDFKRVIDNKVKQWIHDLKMNKYLQPNTLFNLNKFRDP; the protein is encoded by the coding sequence ATACTAAATAAACATATTACTAATACGAAAAAAAATAAAGAGTTCATCGACACGGTACAGGAAATTATCGAGTATCTAAATCATAAAGCATCAAAAAATTTTAAGGCAACAACTGCAACTACGAAACGATTAATTAATGAACGCATAACAGAAGGGTACATAATCAAAGATTTTAAGAGAGTGATAGATAATAAAGTAAAACAATGGATACATGATCTAAAAATGAATAAATACTTGCAACCAAATACATTGTTTAATCTAAATAAGTTTAGAGACCCATGA
- a CDS encoding carcinine hydrolase/isopenicillin-N N-acyltransferase family protein, translated as MAVVEVTPNDYQVRLPTNNYIHCTNHHESTSLSESWNWSKSKERFETLDILLKENVNKMNLSTARSIMSETKGHVCLNLKEYNFGTLFSVVANLNTLDILRAEGQPNKAKYKSDKRLTDAVLK; from the coding sequence ATGGCTGTTGTTGAAGTTACCCCTAATGACTATCAAGTCCGCCTTCCTACAAATAATTATATTCATTGTACAAATCACCACGAAAGTACATCACTATCTGAAAGTTGGAATTGGAGCAAATCAAAAGAACGTTTTGAAACATTAGATATACTTCTTAAAGAAAACGTCAATAAAATGAATCTTTCCACTGCACGATCAATTATGTCAGAAACCAAGGGACATGTTTGTTTAAATTTAAAAGAATATAATTTTGGTACGCTCTTTTCTGTTGTAGCAAACTTAAATACATTAGATATACTTAGAGCCGAAGGTCAACCAAACAAAGCAAAATATAAATCAGATAAACGATTGACAGATGCTGTTTTAAAATAA
- a CDS encoding C45 family autoproteolytic acyltransferase/hydolase — MNSIQASISYLKGTSYEIGRLQGEEIKKNPNAMNVILSSELIDETKYKDTKQLIDHYAPGLNEELQGFADSLNIKPSCLNFFDEALLQPGGCSLGAVLPSKTSDGKTYVLRNYDLSPAISDMRLCTTKVKGKYSHTGFSVSYFGRSEGLNEEGFCVAFASCGIPVGKHPGMKKPILKGLQFMVIVRALLENCKDVEEGITYLENMPIGTNMNLLLSDAKGNVALVETYDGEKFVERGNQKSGFLIATNHAVMPKIMKLEDRKLEQSEIRYNFLKNNLESDDFFTKNKLQQLMFNEYPNGVTVHNFEENF; from the coding sequence ATGAATTCAATTCAAGCTTCTATTTCTTATCTTAAAGGCACCAGTTATGAAATTGGTAGACTGCAAGGAGAGGAAATAAAAAAGAATCCTAATGCAATGAATGTCATTTTATCATCTGAATTAATAGATGAAACAAAATATAAGGATACGAAACAACTAATTGATCACTATGCTCCTGGTTTAAACGAAGAGCTTCAAGGATTTGCAGATTCATTAAATATAAAGCCTAGTTGTCTTAACTTTTTTGATGAAGCTTTACTACAACCAGGAGGATGTAGTTTAGGCGCTGTTTTACCATCTAAAACAAGTGATGGTAAAACTTATGTCCTTAGAAATTACGATTTGTCACCAGCTATATCTGATATGAGACTTTGTACAACTAAGGTAAAAGGGAAATATAGTCATACTGGATTCTCTGTTTCGTACTTTGGTCGAAGTGAAGGCTTAAATGAAGAGGGATTCTGTGTAGCTTTTGCCTCATGCGGTATTCCAGTTGGAAAACATCCAGGAATGAAAAAGCCTATCCTAAAAGGACTTCAGTTTATGGTAATAGTAAGAGCTTTACTTGAAAATTGTAAAGATGTTGAGGAAGGAATTACTTATTTAGAGAATATGCCTATTGGAACAAATATGAATTTGCTACTGTCAGATGCCAAAGGGAATGTAGCTTTAGTAGAAACGTATGATGGAGAAAAGTTCGTAGAAAGGGGCAATCAAAAATCAGGATTTTTGATTGCAACTAATCACGCTGTAATGCCCAAAATAATGAAGTTAGAAGACAGAAAATTAGAACAATCTGAAATACGTTATAATTTTTTGAAAAATAACTTAGAGAGTGATGATTTTTTTACAAAGAATAAATTACAACAATTAATGTTTAATGAATACCCTAATGGTGTAACAGTGCACAATTTCGAAGAAAATTTCTGA
- a CDS encoding MerR family transcriptional regulator codes for MYSIGEFSKICDIPVKTIRYYSDIGLLKPSYIDPVTNYRYYDYDKIQIMKKIMLLKSCQFSLSTVKEFINSTEQVQLKSILAYKIDELEEKKEQISEQIEELKRLNMQIEKEISIIPGPFLSDCFIENREETLVYTIREKIKVQFIDELVKNLFNRVYAFNLVITGKLMAIFHEREFSQKEADIELLLPVEHMNKIAGFRTLSSGIYACITVKGPYSELDKGYKKLNSWIFEQNLTQIAKEIEIYEEGLVPVNFNSRDIKPDLNRHPSEFVTKICIPVIKK; via the coding sequence GTGTATTCTATAGGTGAATTTTCAAAAATATGTGATATTCCAGTTAAAACAATACGTTATTATAGTGACATTGGATTACTAAAACCTTCTTACATAGATCCTGTAACAAACTATCGGTATTATGACTATGACAAAATTCAAATCATGAAAAAAATTATGCTTCTAAAGAGTTGTCAATTTTCTTTATCTACAGTCAAGGAATTTATTAACAGCACAGAACAAGTACAACTAAAAAGTATATTAGCATATAAGATTGATGAACTTGAGGAAAAAAAAGAACAAATCTCCGAACAAATAGAAGAATTGAAACGATTAAACATGCAAATAGAGAAAGAAATTTCTATAATCCCAGGGCCTTTTTTATCCGATTGCTTTATTGAAAACCGAGAGGAGACCCTAGTGTACACGATACGTGAGAAGATAAAGGTCCAATTTATTGATGAGTTGGTTAAAAATTTATTTAATCGAGTTTACGCTTTTAATCTCGTGATTACAGGGAAATTAATGGCTATCTTTCATGAAAGAGAATTTAGTCAAAAAGAGGCTGATATAGAGCTGCTTCTTCCAGTAGAACATATGAACAAAATAGCGGGCTTTAGGACTTTATCCAGCGGGATATACGCATGTATTACTGTTAAAGGCCCCTATTCGGAGTTGGATAAAGGCTATAAAAAATTGAATAGTTGGATCTTCGAACAAAATCTAACTCAGATAGCGAAAGAGATAGAAATTTATGAAGAAGGTCTTGTACCTGTCAATTTTAATAGTAGAGATATAAAACCAGATTTAAACAGACATCCATCAGAGTTTGTTACCAAAATTTGTATACCAGTAATTAAGAAATAA
- a CDS encoding class A sortase, which translates to MNKLKISVLICLLIIGLLLIFINPIQNAVIAHLSQQLNTTDYSAKDIEKNNQATADFAFEDVQSLSIAEVLKAQTQLDNLPVIGSIAVPTVELSLPIIKGVGNASLAVGAGTMKANQTFGQGNYALAGHYFENKDILFSPLYNANIGDAIYVTDLTTIYEYKLTTKKVIAATDVYVIDDIPNQTILTLITCADNGTKRLAIHADFVEQYPLNDAPAKLSEAF; encoded by the coding sequence ATGAACAAGCTGAAAATATCAGTACTTATTTGTTTATTGATAATCGGTCTACTACTTATTTTTATTAATCCGATTCAAAATGCAGTTATTGCGCACTTAAGTCAACAATTAAATACAACCGATTACAGTGCCAAAGATATCGAAAAGAACAATCAAGCGACAGCAGATTTTGCATTTGAAGATGTTCAATCCCTGTCCATAGCTGAAGTTTTAAAAGCACAGACACAGTTGGATAACTTACCGGTCATCGGTAGTATTGCCGTACCGACTGTAGAGCTGTCTCTTCCTATAATTAAAGGCGTCGGGAATGCCTCCCTTGCTGTTGGCGCAGGTACGATGAAGGCAAACCAAACGTTTGGGCAAGGAAATTACGCCTTAGCAGGTCATTATTTTGAAAATAAAGATATATTATTTAGTCCATTGTATAATGCAAATATTGGTGATGCGATTTACGTAACGGATTTAACAACTATTTATGAATACAAATTAACAACTAAAAAAGTGATTGCAGCAACAGATGTCTATGTCATTGACGATATCCCAAATCAAACTATTTTAACGCTTATTACATGTGCAGATAATGGCACAAAACGCCTGGCTATCCATGCAGATTTTGTGGAGCAATATCCTTTAAACGATGCACCTGCCAAGCTATCAGAAGCTTTTTAG
- a CDS encoding C45 family peptidase — protein sequence MYHPRLKGDAYEAGKHYAEILYKNGFRFPKVSEEKLKFGESCKHILIEFDPNVVKEIKGFAEGCHTSYEEVSSFLLSIGVFELAGQCSIFSAFNGREIIIGRNYDMLFNLKNFTESSLVCFEGKNKYVGHSDCFIGKVDGINQHGLFVGITSVPH from the coding sequence ATGTATCATCCGAGATTAAAGGGAGATGCTTATGAGGCAGGAAAGCATTATGCAGAAATTCTTTATAAAAATGGATTTCGGTTTCCGAAAGTATCCGAAGAAAAATTAAAATTTGGAGAGTCATGCAAACATATTCTTATAGAATTTGATCCTAATGTTGTGAAAGAAATAAAAGGATTTGCAGAAGGCTGTCATACTTCTTATGAAGAAGTAAGTTCTTTTCTTTTAAGTATAGGGGTATTTGAATTGGCCGGTCAATGTAGTATTTTCTCAGCTTTTAACGGGAGAGAAATTATTATTGGTCGAAATTATGATATGCTCTTTAATCTAAAAAATTTTACAGAGTCCTCACTTGTTTGTTTTGAAGGGAAAAATAAGTATGTAGGTCATTCAGATTGTTTTATTGGAAAAGTTGATGGTATAAATCAACATGGTCTATTTGTAGGAATTACATCAGTTCCTCATTAG
- a CDS encoding 2-hydroxymuconate tautomerase — translation MPYVTVKMIEGRTEEQKRALVKEVTEAVSRTVNAPVENVTVFIEEMSKNHYGVAGVRFSDK, via the coding sequence ATGCCATATGTAACAGTAAAAATGATTGAAGGCCGTACCGAGGAACAAAAACGCGCACTAGTAAAAGAAGTAACAGAAGCCGTTTCACGTACAGTAAACGCACCTGTTGAAAACGTAACAGTTTTCATTGAAGAAATGTCCAAAAACCATTATGGTGTGGCAGGCGTCCGCTTCAGCGATAAATAA
- a CDS encoding recombinase family protein has translation MIYGYARVSTVSQELEVQLQSLESEGATVIYKEKFTGTKTDRPQLNELLSKLEEGDKLVVTKLDRLARNTKEGIEIIEGLFEKGVKVHVLNVGLLENTTMGCFFLQTLLAVAEMERNLIIERTQEGKVIAKQQEGFREGRPNKYTKKQLDHAMQMLDDHSFKQVAEFTGISMSTLKRESKKRKEGESIM, from the coding sequence ATGATTTATGGCTATGCGAGGGTATCAACTGTATCACAGGAATTAGAGGTTCAGCTTCAATCATTGGAAAGTGAAGGGGCAACGGTTATTTACAAAGAGAAGTTCACTGGAACAAAAACAGACCGACCGCAATTAAATGAGTTGCTATCTAAATTAGAAGAAGGAGATAAGCTTGTTGTAACCAAATTAGACAGATTAGCTCGTAACACTAAAGAAGGTATTGAAATCATCGAGGGACTGTTTGAAAAAGGTGTGAAGGTTCATGTGTTGAATGTGGGTTTACTTGAAAATACGACGATGGGTTGTTTCTTTTTACAGACACTACTTGCTGTGGCTGAAATGGAACGTAATCTAATTATTGAACGTACACAGGAAGGGAAGGTAATTGCCAAGCAACAAGAGGGGTTTCGAGAAGGAAGACCAAATAAATACACTAAGAAACAGTTAGACCATGCAATGCAAATGCTGGATGACCACTCATTTAAACAAGTTGCCGAGTTTACAGGCATTTCTATGAGTACGTTAAAACGTGAGAGTAAAAAGCGGAAAGAGGGAGAGTCTATAATGTAG
- a CDS encoding transglycosylase domain-containing protein, whose translation MKRKSYQRKQKRIKRTRKTLTLFVAFASAIVVAFIALRVYVQVAGAPPLTVPKASIFLDENENQIGDHFTNERRYWVSLDEMSPYLVKAAVAVEDKDFYKHSGFDFSRIAGALLVDIKAGSKVQGASTITQQYARNLYLSHEKSWTRKANEALYAYRLEVFYNKDEILEGYLNTVYYGHGMYGVEAASRYYYGKSAKDLTLAEASMLAGVPKGPSIYSPIANLEKATNRQHVILKLMADQGAITQEEKTRAQEEQLVLKNDMWVASKSVAPYFLDVAWQEASEILKAKNLDISEGGWTIQTTLNLGHQKAAEEAVAKNMPANDLQTGFVSMQSKTGAVTALVGGKDYAASSFNRVTQAKRQPGSTIKPVLYAAALENGYTPLTYLDVGQTTFTIDNGRSTYSPKNVNGEFADHDMSMAQAIAISDNIYAVKTLEDIGFKAFHNIADRFGVNIGSKDNLSLALGTMETTLYDMTNAYNILASQGQKTVPTTIISIKNANGEVIYDNKNVEKQNETVLSKENTYILTEMMTGIFDPVFSDYSPATGISIRSRMTHTYAAKSGSTNSDQWLIGFTPNLTAGVWNGYDQGKNLTSKEDSAATKQIWIDFMESVNKGTKNEDFTKPNGVKGVVIDIETGKLATDACPKQRLVYLETKDVPSEKCTNFDILDSNTWGEFWNMLPFFNNKQ comes from the coding sequence ATGAAAAGAAAAAGCTATCAACGTAAGCAAAAGCGTATAAAGCGTACACGCAAAACGCTTACACTTTTTGTCGCCTTTGCATCTGCAATAGTAGTAGCATTTATTGCCCTACGCGTCTATGTTCAAGTGGCTGGTGCACCGCCATTAACTGTACCGAAAGCCTCTATTTTCTTAGATGAAAACGAGAACCAAATAGGAGACCATTTTACAAATGAACGTCGCTATTGGGTAAGTCTTGATGAGATGTCACCCTATTTAGTAAAGGCAGCCGTCGCTGTAGAGGATAAAGATTTCTACAAACATAGCGGTTTTGACTTTTCTCGTATTGCCGGTGCGTTATTAGTTGATATTAAAGCTGGTAGTAAGGTGCAAGGTGCAAGTACAATCACCCAACAATATGCTCGAAACTTATATTTATCCCATGAAAAGTCATGGACTCGAAAAGCAAACGAGGCATTGTATGCTTATAGATTAGAAGTTTTTTATAACAAAGACGAAATATTAGAAGGTTATTTAAACACAGTTTACTACGGACATGGTATGTATGGCGTAGAAGCTGCAAGTCGCTACTATTATGGAAAATCAGCAAAAGATTTGACGTTAGCGGAGGCATCCATGCTGGCAGGTGTACCGAAAGGACCAAGTATTTACTCACCCATTGCCAATCTTGAAAAGGCAACAAATCGCCAGCACGTCATTTTAAAACTGATGGCAGATCAAGGCGCAATAACACAAGAAGAGAAAACGCGTGCACAAGAAGAGCAACTTGTTTTGAAGAACGATATGTGGGTTGCCTCTAAATCCGTAGCACCTTATTTCTTGGATGTAGCATGGCAAGAAGCTAGTGAAATTTTAAAAGCAAAAAATCTTGATATTAGCGAAGGCGGTTGGACAATTCAAACAACGCTTAACCTAGGTCATCAAAAAGCAGCAGAAGAAGCTGTAGCTAAAAATATGCCTGCTAATGATTTGCAAACAGGGTTTGTCAGTATGCAATCGAAAACAGGAGCTGTTACAGCGCTTGTTGGAGGGAAAGATTATGCCGCAAGCTCATTTAACCGTGTAACACAAGCTAAACGTCAACCAGGGTCAACGATTAAGCCCGTTTTATATGCAGCAGCGTTAGAAAATGGCTATACGCCTTTAACGTATTTAGATGTCGGACAAACTACGTTCACTATTGATAACGGACGCAGCACTTACTCTCCTAAAAACGTCAACGGTGAATTCGCAGACCATGACATGTCAATGGCTCAGGCAATTGCAATTTCCGATAATATCTATGCAGTTAAAACGTTAGAGGATATTGGATTTAAAGCATTTCATAATATAGCAGACCGTTTTGGTGTAAATATAGGCTCAAAAGACAATCTATCACTTGCTCTTGGAACGATGGAAACAACACTGTACGATATGACAAATGCTTATAATATTTTAGCGTCACAAGGACAAAAAACTGTGCCGACAACGATTATCTCCATTAAAAATGCCAATGGAGAAGTTATTTACGATAATAAAAACGTTGAAAAACAAAATGAAACGGTGCTGTCAAAAGAAAATACCTATATACTAACAGAAATGATGACTGGTATTTTCGATCCTGTATTTAGTGACTACTCACCTGCTACAGGGATTAGTATTCGTTCACGTATGACACATACGTATGCCGCAAAATCTGGTTCTACCAATAGTGATCAGTGGCTTATCGGCTTTACACCAAATTTAACAGCGGGTGTTTGGAACGGCTACGACCAAGGTAAAAACCTTACTTCGAAAGAAGATTCGGCTGCAACAAAGCAAATTTGGATCGACTTTATGGAAAGCGTGAATAAAGGAACTAAAAACGAAGACTTCACAAAACCAAATGGCGTTAAAGGAGTAGTAATTGATATTGAAACAGGAAAGCTTGCAACAGATGCCTGCCCTAAACAACGTCTTGTATATTTAGAAACGAAAGATGTACCTAGTGAAAAATGTACAAACTTTGATATTCTGGATAGCAATACGTGGGGAGAATTTTGGAATATGCTACCGTTTTTCAACAATAAACAATAA
- a CDS encoding site-specific integrase, with protein sequence MGLQWRNIDFANQTITIERTRGNNGVGSIKTKNSERTIKVDDVVLQNLQSYRTAVKALLFSHGRKLHSDIAKDDSFIFLSPHTAEPFVSTGLNAIFNRFVEAAGLPATTIHGLRHTHATILMNNSIPVKAIAERLGNTPEMIHTVYGHVLQEMEAQTVSVFSESLKAIGAKSGASS encoded by the coding sequence TTGGGGCTTCAATGGCGAAATATCGACTTTGCCAATCAAACGATTACCATTGAGAGAACCAGAGGGAATAACGGTGTAGGATCCATTAAAACCAAAAATAGTGAGCGTACTATAAAAGTAGATGATGTGGTGTTACAAAACCTTCAAAGCTATCGAACAGCTGTTAAAGCGTTGCTATTTTCACATGGTCGTAAGCTGCATAGCGATATAGCAAAAGATGATTCATTTATTTTTCTATCACCTCACACTGCAGAGCCTTTTGTTTCCACAGGGTTAAATGCAATATTTAATCGCTTTGTAGAAGCGGCTGGACTACCAGCAACAACGATACATGGTTTAAGGCACACACATGCCACCATACTTATGAATAACAGTATTCCTGTCAAGGCGATTGCCGAACGATTAGGAAATACTCCAGAGATGATCCACACCGTTTATGGTCACGTTCTCCAAGAGATGGAGGCACAAACAGTATCCGTATTTAGTGAAAGTTTAAAGGCGATTGGGGCTAAAAGTGGGGCTAGCTCATAG
- the speB gene encoding agmatinase, whose protein sequence is MRFDEAYSGNVFIKSHPTYEDAQAVIYGMPMDWTVSYRPGSRFGPQRIREVSIGLEEYSPYLDRELEEVKYFDAGDIPLPFGNAQRSLDEIEKFIVKLLEDGKIPVGMGGEHLVSWPVMKAVAAKYDDLAIIHFDAHTDLRVEYEGEPLSHSTPIRKIAEHIGPKNVYSFGIRSGMKEEFEWAKENGMHISKFEVLEPLKEVLPTLAGRNVYVTIDIDVLDPAHAPGTGTVDCGGITSKELLASIHAIAASGVNVVGFDLVEVAPIYDTSEMTANTASKLLREMILGWVK, encoded by the coding sequence ATGAGATTTGATGAAGCTTATTCAGGAAATGTTTTTATAAAAAGTCATCCTACATATGAGGATGCACAGGCAGTTATTTATGGCATGCCGATGGACTGGACAGTAAGTTACCGTCCAGGGTCACGTTTTGGTCCACAACGTATTCGTGAAGTGTCGATTGGCCTAGAAGAGTATAGCCCATATTTAGATCGCGAATTAGAAGAGGTAAAGTATTTTGATGCAGGGGATATTCCATTACCATTCGGCAATGCTCAACGTTCTTTAGATGAAATTGAGAAATTCATTGTGAAATTATTAGAAGATGGTAAAATTCCTGTCGGCATGGGCGGCGAGCATTTAGTGTCTTGGCCTGTAATGAAGGCAGTTGCTGCAAAGTACGATGACTTAGCCATTATTCATTTCGATGCACATACAGATTTACGTGTGGAATATGAAGGGGAGCCACTTTCCCATTCAACACCGATTCGTAAAATTGCCGAGCATATTGGGCCTAAAAATGTCTATTCATTTGGCATTCGTTCAGGTATGAAGGAAGAATTTGAATGGGCGAAAGAAAACGGTATGCATATTTCAAAATTTGAAGTACTAGAGCCGTTAAAAGAAGTGTTACCAACATTAGCAGGCCGCAATGTCTACGTAACAATTGATATCGATGTACTAGATCCAGCACATGCACCTGGTACTGGTACTGTAGATTGTGGAGGCATTACGTCGAAAGAATTATTAGCTTCTATTCATGCAATTGCTGCAAGTGGCGTCAATGTAGTAGGCTTTGATTTAGTTGAAGTAGCACCAATCTATGACACATCAGAAATGACAGCCAATACAGCAAGTAAATTATTAAGAGAAATGATTTTAGGCTGGGTAAAATAA